Proteins encoded together in one Sulfolobales archaeon window:
- a CDS encoding Sjogren's syndrome/scleroderma autoantigen 1 family protein, which produces MERESSREEAVRKMAELLRSGATMLAETCPICGSPLFRLKSGEIICPTHGRVYIVSKDEEISRISTESVLNKLESLASKHIDSLMRELSEDNELEVLESISRWLDILLKIRAIRRESSEKKI; this is translated from the coding sequence ATGGAGAGAGAGAGCAGTAGAGAAGAAGCTGTGAGAAAAATGGCTGAACTCCTTAGATCAGGAGCTACAATGCTTGCAGAAACATGTCCTATATGTGGCTCACCTCTCTTCAGACTTAAAAGCGGTGAGATCATATGTCCTACTCATGGAAGAGTTTATATTGTCTCAAAGGATGAGGAGATCAGTAGAATCTCTACTGAGAGTGTTCTGAACAAGCTAGAAAGTCTTGCTTCTAAGCATATTGATTCTCTCATGAGAGAACTTTCCGAAGATAACGAACTTGAAGTTCTAGAGAGTATAAGCAGGTGGCTTGATATACTTCTAAAAATCCGTGCCATTAGAAGAGAGAGTAGTGAGAAGAAGATATAG